The following proteins are encoded in a genomic region of Cryptomeria japonica chromosome 11, Sugi_1.0, whole genome shotgun sequence:
- the LOC131041219 gene encoding WAT1-related protein At5g07050 isoform X1 yields the protein MAEIGSSCCVGLAPLYEKSKPVLAMISIQFGYAGMNIISKVALNQGMSHFTLVFYRHVIATLVTAPLAYVLERKTRPKLTFGIFCQIFLSALLGATINQNFYYAGLDYTSTTFACAISNIVPALTFLMAIPLRLERVGIRTSAGQAKVLGTIVCVGGAMFMTVYKGMAIQLWTTHIHVSEGQANASQPKDWIKGSLLIVGSCIFWSSWFIMQAKISNKYSAQYSSTALMCFLVVIQSGVITLIFEGRNPSVWAIGWDLKLLTAIYSGVVTSAISVCVMSWCILKRGPLFVTMFSPLLMVIVAVMSSIVLDEKLHLGSVIGSVLIIIGLYSVLWGKGKEMEKVTKTLKGDSVESLSGHDLSNHSGCEISYTKKPTKSPTKEDPSNNSNNNTAIQETSIDCSGIDKTILEDQEDDMVITAEETHKQIGEGCV from the exons ATGGCAGAAATTGGAAGCAGTTGTTGTGTGGGTTTAGCACCACTATATGAAAAATCTAAGCCAGTTTTGGCTATGATATCAATTCAGTTTGGATATGCTGGGATGAATATCATTTCAAAAGTTGCGCTCAATCAAGGAATGTCTCACTTCACCTTGGTATTCTATAGGCATGTGATAGCCACACTGGTCACTGCTCCTCTTGCTTATGTCTTAGAAAG GAAAACAAGGCCAAAACTCACATTTGGGATTTTCTGCCAGATTTTTCTCAGCGCTTTGCTTGG GGCTACTATAAACCAGAATTTCTACTACGCAGGATTGGATTATACCTCAACTACATTTGCATGTGCAATCAGCAACATAGTTCCTGCTCTGACATTTCTCATGGCTATTCCTTTAAG GTTGGAAAGAGTTGGGATTAGAACCTCAGCTGGTCAGGCAAAGGTTTTGGGAACCATAGTGTGTGTAGGTGGAGCCATGTTCATGACAGTATACAAAGGAATGGCTATTCAGTTATGGACCACTCACATTCATGTGAGCGAAGGGCAGGCTAATGCTTCTCAGCCTAAAGACTGGATAAAAGGCTCATTGTTAATAGTCGGCAGTTGTATCTTCTGGTCATCATGGTTTATTATGCAG GCAAAAATCAGTAACAAGTATTCAGCTCAGTACTCTAGTACAGCCTTAATGTGTTTTCTAGTGGTGATTCAATCCGGAGTGATTACCCTAATTTTTGAAGGACGGAATCCTTCAGTGTGGGCTATAGGGTGGGACCTCAAGCTTCTTACTGCAATATACTCG GGAGTGGTGACATCTGCAATATCAGTTTGTGTGATGTCATGGTGCATTCTCAAAAGGGGGCCTTTGTTTGTGACTATGTTTAGTCCATTATTAATGGTAATAGTTGCAGTTATGAGCTCCATTGTCCTTGATGAGAAGCTGCACTTAGGAAG TGTGATTGGCTCAGTTCTGATAATCATAGGTCTCTATTCTGTGCTGTGgggaaaaggaaaagaaatggaaaaagTAACTAAGACCCTAAAAGGAGATTCAGTGGAGAGTTTGAGTGGTCATGACTTATCCAACCACTCTGGTTGTGAAATCAGCTACACCAAAAAGCCAACAAAATCACCAACGAAAGAAGATCCATCCAATAATAGTAATAACAACACTGCAATTCAAGAAACAAGCATTGATTGCTCTGGCATTGACAAAACTATTTTGGAAGACCAAGAAGATGATATGGTGATCACTGCAGAAGAAACTCATAAGCAGATTGGAGAAGGATGTGTTTAG
- the LOC131041219 gene encoding WAT1-related protein At5g07050 isoform X2 — MAEIGSSCCVGLAPLYEKSKPVLAMISIQFGYAGMNIISKVALNQGMSHFTLVFYRKTRPKLTFGIFCQIFLSALLGATINQNFYYAGLDYTSTTFACAISNIVPALTFLMAIPLRLERVGIRTSAGQAKVLGTIVCVGGAMFMTVYKGMAIQLWTTHIHVSEGQANASQPKDWIKGSLLIVGSCIFWSSWFIMQAKISNKYSAQYSSTALMCFLVVIQSGVITLIFEGRNPSVWAIGWDLKLLTAIYSGVVTSAISVCVMSWCILKRGPLFVTMFSPLLMVIVAVMSSIVLDEKLHLGSVIGSVLIIIGLYSVLWGKGKEMEKVTKTLKGDSVESLSGHDLSNHSGCEISYTKKPTKSPTKEDPSNNSNNNTAIQETSIDCSGIDKTILEDQEDDMVITAEETHKQIGEGCV, encoded by the exons ATGGCAGAAATTGGAAGCAGTTGTTGTGTGGGTTTAGCACCACTATATGAAAAATCTAAGCCAGTTTTGGCTATGATATCAATTCAGTTTGGATATGCTGGGATGAATATCATTTCAAAAGTTGCGCTCAATCAAGGAATGTCTCACTTCACCTTGGTATTCTATAG GAAAACAAGGCCAAAACTCACATTTGGGATTTTCTGCCAGATTTTTCTCAGCGCTTTGCTTGG GGCTACTATAAACCAGAATTTCTACTACGCAGGATTGGATTATACCTCAACTACATTTGCATGTGCAATCAGCAACATAGTTCCTGCTCTGACATTTCTCATGGCTATTCCTTTAAG GTTGGAAAGAGTTGGGATTAGAACCTCAGCTGGTCAGGCAAAGGTTTTGGGAACCATAGTGTGTGTAGGTGGAGCCATGTTCATGACAGTATACAAAGGAATGGCTATTCAGTTATGGACCACTCACATTCATGTGAGCGAAGGGCAGGCTAATGCTTCTCAGCCTAAAGACTGGATAAAAGGCTCATTGTTAATAGTCGGCAGTTGTATCTTCTGGTCATCATGGTTTATTATGCAG GCAAAAATCAGTAACAAGTATTCAGCTCAGTACTCTAGTACAGCCTTAATGTGTTTTCTAGTGGTGATTCAATCCGGAGTGATTACCCTAATTTTTGAAGGACGGAATCCTTCAGTGTGGGCTATAGGGTGGGACCTCAAGCTTCTTACTGCAATATACTCG GGAGTGGTGACATCTGCAATATCAGTTTGTGTGATGTCATGGTGCATTCTCAAAAGGGGGCCTTTGTTTGTGACTATGTTTAGTCCATTATTAATGGTAATAGTTGCAGTTATGAGCTCCATTGTCCTTGATGAGAAGCTGCACTTAGGAAG TGTGATTGGCTCAGTTCTGATAATCATAGGTCTCTATTCTGTGCTGTGgggaaaaggaaaagaaatggaaaaagTAACTAAGACCCTAAAAGGAGATTCAGTGGAGAGTTTGAGTGGTCATGACTTATCCAACCACTCTGGTTGTGAAATCAGCTACACCAAAAAGCCAACAAAATCACCAACGAAAGAAGATCCATCCAATAATAGTAATAACAACACTGCAATTCAAGAAACAAGCATTGATTGCTCTGGCATTGACAAAACTATTTTGGAAGACCAAGAAGATGATATGGTGATCACTGCAGAAGAAACTCATAAGCAGATTGGAGAAGGATGTGTTTAG